One genomic segment of Ricinus communis isolate WT05 ecotype wild-type chromosome 3, ASM1957865v1, whole genome shotgun sequence includes these proteins:
- the LOC8272568 gene encoding uncharacterized protein LOC8272568, whose product MEDFRSNSCNDGRMQIQSYHGPSSLRSSSGVNSMQDLRCYSASYASSVHPTQTQMGNNDVKFKKGKSTNGSVSKSWSFNDPELQRKKRVASYKVYTVEGKVKGSFKKSFRWLKDRYTRVVHGWW is encoded by the coding sequence ATGGAAGATTTCAGATCCAATTCATGTAACGATGGAAGAATGCAAATTCAAAGCTACCATGGCCCCAGTTCATTACGATCATCTTCAGGTGTCAATAGCATGCAAGATCTCAGATGTTACAGTGCATCCTATGCATCTTCTGTGCACCCAACGCAAACCCAGATGGGAAATAATGATGTAAAGTTCAAAAAAGGGAAGTCCACAAATGGGTCAGTCTCAAAGAGCTGGAGTTTCAATGATCCAGAGTTgcaaaggaaaaagagagTTGCTAGCTACAAGGTTTACACTGTTGAAGGCAAAGTCAAAGGGTCCTTTAAGAAGAGTTTTAGGTGGCTTAAGGACAGGTATACTAGAGTGGTTCATGGCTGGTGGTGA
- the LOC8272567 gene encoding casein kinase 1-like protein 1, which translates to MEPRVGNKFRLGRKIGSGSFGEIYLGTNIQSNEEVAIKLENVKTKHPQLLYESKLYRILQGGTGIPNVRWFGVEGDYNVLVMDLLGPSLEDLFNFCSRKLSLKSVLMLADQMINRVEFVHSKSFLHRDIKPDNFLMGLGRRANQVYMIDFGLAKKYRDSSTHQHIPYRENKNLTGTARYASMNTHLGIEQSRRDDLESLGYVLMYFLRGSLPWQGLKAGTKKQKYEKISEKKVSTSIEALCRGYPTEFASYFHYCRSLRFDDKPDYAYLKRIFRDLFIREGFQFDYVFDWTILKYQQSQLANPPARALGPGIGTSSGMPPAIGSADRQTGGEEARQAGQSMDSARRRLSGPILNTGSFAKQKSPVANDSPVSKDPILPSSAFMGRSSRSSRQAAAVSSSRDVYLGSEADPQRTRTTDASPGAMHKIPSGQRSPPPLGSSDPRRSSSARNATHMKTYESALKGIEGLNFDSDDKLSPYKLCLETL; encoded by the exons ATGGAGCCACGTGTTGGTAATAAGTTTCGGCTTGGTCGGAAGATCGGTAGCGGGTCGTTTGGAGAGATCTATCTCG GAACTAATATCCAGTCAAATGAAGAGGTTGCAATTAAGCTT GAAAATGTCAAGACAAAGCATCCTCAGTTGCTGtatgaatcaaaattatacaGAATTCTTCAAGGAGGAA CTGGGATTCCAAATGTGAGATGGTTTGGGGTTGAGGGAGACTATAACGTTTTGGTTATGGATTTACTTGGACCTAGTCTTGAAGATCTGTTTAATTTCTGCAGTAGGAAACTTTCTTTGAAGTCGGTTCTCATGCTTGCTGATCAGATG ATCAATCGCGTCGAGTTTGTTCACTCAAAATCATTTCTACATCGAGATATTAAGCCAGACAATTTTCTCATGGGCTTGGGAAGACGCGCTAATCAG GTCTACATGATTGACTTTGGTTTGGCAAAAAAATATAGAGATAGTTCAACCCATCAACACATTCCTTACAG ggaaaataaaaatttaacagGAACTGCTAGATATGCAAGTATGAACACTCACCTAGGAATCG AGCAAAGCCGGAGGGATGATTTAGAATCTTTGGGTTATGTTCTTATGTATTTCCTAAGAGGAAG TCTTCCTTGGCAAGGACTGAAAGCAGGAACTAAGAAACAgaagtatgagaaaattagTGAAAAGAAGGTCTCCACTTCAATTGAG GCCTTATGTCGGGGTTATCCAACTGAATTTGCATCCTACTTTCATTACTGCCGTTCCTTACGATTCGATGATAAGCCTGATTATGCTTACCTGAAAAGAATATTCCGTGATCTCTTTATTCGCGAGG GCTTCCAGTTTGATTATGTCTTTGACTGGACTATATTGAAGTATCAGCAATCACAGCTGGCTAATCCTCCAGCTCGTGCCCTT GGCCCTGGAATTGGAACCAGTTCTGGAATGCCTCCTGCAATTGGCAGTGCAGATAGGCAGACAG GTGGAGAAGAAGCACGCCAAGCTGGTCAGTCAATGGATTCTGCTCGGCGCAGACTATCAGGGCCTATATTAAACACTGGAAGCTTTGCAAAGCAGAAGAGTCCAGTGGCCAATGATTCTCCAGTTTCTAAGGATCCTATT TTACCAAGCTCTGCTTTTATGGGGCGATCAAGTCGATCCTCAAGGCAAGCAGCTGCTGTTTCTTCTAGTCGTGATGTGTATCTTGGAAGTGAGGCTGATCCCCAACGCACTCGCACAACAGATGCAAGCCCAGGAGCAATGCATAAAATTCCAAGTGGGCAAAGGAGCCCTCCTCCCCTTGGATCTTCAGACCCCAGGCGGTCATCATCAGCCAGAAATGCCACGCACATGAAGACTTATGAATCTGCCCTCAAGGGAATTGAGGGGCTGAATTTTGACAGTGATGATAAG TTGAGTCCCTACAAGTTGTGCTTAGAGACTCTATAA
- the LOC125369600 gene encoding EPIDERMAL PATTERNING FACTOR-like protein 1 isoform X2 yields the protein MRRRMCYFLMATLQMITWYSVAFSWHFVSHDSAPQKVQIPHFPQAAAHDTPQLTEQTYRGLSRLGSRPPSCEHKCESCIPCNAIQIPATTDRKTVQYANYEPEGWKCKCGTTFYNP from the exons ATGAGAAGAAGAATGTGCTATTTTCTGATGGCAACTCTGCAGATGATCACTTGGTATTCTGTAGCATTCAGCTGGCATTTTGTATCACATGATTCTGCTCCTCAAAAGG TCCAAATTCCACATTTTCCTCAAGCTGCTGCACATGACACACCTCAG TTAACTGAACAAACATATAGAGGGTTGAGCAGACTTGGGTCAAGGCCACCGAGTTGTGAGCACAAGTGTGAAAGTTGTATACCTTGTAATGCCATTCAAATACCAGCAACAACTGATCGCAAAACAGTGCAATATGCTAATTATGAGCCCGAAGGATGGAAGTGCAAGTGTGGCACTACTTTCTATAACCCATAG
- the LOC125369600 gene encoding EPIDERMAL PATTERNING FACTOR-like protein 3 isoform X1, protein MRRRMCYFLMATLQMITWYSVAFSWHFVSHDSAPQKVQIPHFPQAAAHDTPQKLTEQTYRGLSRLGSRPPSCEHKCESCIPCNAIQIPATTDRKTVQYANYEPEGWKCKCGTTFYNP, encoded by the exons ATGAGAAGAAGAATGTGCTATTTTCTGATGGCAACTCTGCAGATGATCACTTGGTATTCTGTAGCATTCAGCTGGCATTTTGTATCACATGATTCTGCTCCTCAAAAGG TCCAAATTCCACATTTTCCTCAAGCTGCTGCACATGACACACCTCAG AAGTTAACTGAACAAACATATAGAGGGTTGAGCAGACTTGGGTCAAGGCCACCGAGTTGTGAGCACAAGTGTGAAAGTTGTATACCTTGTAATGCCATTCAAATACCAGCAACAACTGATCGCAAAACAGTGCAATATGCTAATTATGAGCCCGAAGGATGGAAGTGCAAGTGTGGCACTACTTTCTATAACCCATAG